The proteins below come from a single Treponema phagedenis genomic window:
- a CDS encoding BMP family lipoprotein, with protein MKKRLLIVAVCAALCMVFFGSCTKTEEGKESGSTEVKESTPVTVRLITDVTSIADKSFNAAAWRGILNFYGDTWENTSKRGKYYDVVTCQTQDMYLPTLKQVSDEGYSLITATGFSFADSMTEVAALYPDLHYLIVDVDWLSGPNLMQATFAEEQGSYLVGVAAALKAQEDGIKNPKFGFIGGIAGTIITRFEIGFVQGVLSVLPDAQILDYYANDWGKPELAKTQAKNWYDSGVYAIFSAAGGTGNGTIAQAKEYRIQGKNVWAIGVDSDQYEDGIYAEGQSAVLTSMIKRVESATEYALRAVEAGTFTGEIVVLDMAKDGVDYSTKNSALSKSIIDKVNAVRKDIIDGKIKVYKRYADALDAKVVPAGLSAKDDQ; from the coding sequence ATGAAAAAGCGTTTGTTAATTGTAGCCGTTTGTGCGGCTCTCTGTATGGTGTTTTTTGGTTCTTGTACCAAAACTGAAGAAGGAAAAGAATCCGGCTCGACAGAAGTAAAGGAATCTACTCCGGTTACTGTCCGGCTGATAACTGATGTTACCAGTATTGCGGATAAATCTTTTAATGCCGCCGCATGGCGAGGTATTTTAAATTTCTACGGAGATACGTGGGAAAATACGTCAAAACGGGGAAAGTATTATGATGTCGTAACCTGTCAAACACAGGATATGTATTTGCCGACATTAAAGCAGGTTTCCGACGAAGGGTACAGTTTGATTACGGCAACCGGTTTTTCCTTTGCCGACAGTATGACCGAAGTTGCGGCTTTGTATCCCGATTTGCACTATTTAATTGTTGACGTTGATTGGCTCAGCGGCCCGAATCTTATGCAGGCAACCTTTGCGGAAGAGCAGGGTTCGTATCTTGTCGGTGTTGCAGCTGCGCTGAAAGCACAGGAAGACGGTATTAAAAATCCGAAATTCGGCTTTATCGGCGGTATTGCGGGCACAATTATTACCCGTTTTGAGATCGGGTTTGTGCAAGGCGTGCTTTCGGTTCTTCCCGATGCGCAGATTCTTGACTATTATGCAAACGACTGGGGAAAACCGGAGCTTGCAAAAACACAGGCAAAAAACTGGTATGATTCGGGCGTGTATGCAATCTTTTCCGCAGCGGGCGGTACCGGAAACGGCACTATTGCGCAGGCAAAAGAGTATCGCATTCAGGGCAAAAATGTTTGGGCTATCGGTGTAGATTCCGACCAGTATGAGGACGGTATTTATGCGGAAGGGCAATCGGCGGTACTGACCTCCATGATCAAACGAGTTGAAAGCGCCACCGAGTATGCACTTCGTGCGGTAGAAGCGGGAACTTTCACCGGTGAAATTGTTGTGCTTGACATGGCAAAAGACGGTGTTGACTATTCCACCAAAAACAGCGCATTAAGCAAAAGCATTATCGATAAAGTGAATGCCGTTAGAAAAGATATTATTGACGGAAAAATAAAAGTATACAAACGATATGCCGATGCACTTGATGCAAAAGTTGTGCCTGCAGGTTTATCTGCAAAAGACGATCAGTAA
- a CDS encoding PTS sugar transporter subunit IIA: protein MSEEILTIEEVARYLRISERTVYEWAQKGKIPSGKIGTVWRFKKDEIENWVNARLSNQQRRISTADIKIENILSPDRVVSLDYSTKRDVLIKMSDVLGTAPQIKNRSELTDEIIKREELMSTAIGCGIAIPHVRLTSVTDLVMAVGISQKDIIDFEPIDSEPVRLIFMIAAATNQHAYYLQTLSFFSTKLKNAELRNKLLAAESPEIAYKVLTKKAL from the coding sequence TTGTCAGAGGAAATTCTTACCATAGAGGAAGTTGCTCGTTATTTACGGATTTCGGAGCGAACGGTGTATGAATGGGCACAAAAAGGGAAAATACCTTCGGGAAAAATCGGAACGGTTTGGCGGTTTAAAAAAGATGAAATTGAAAATTGGGTAAATGCCCGTTTATCAAATCAGCAAAGAAGAATTTCAACTGCAGATATAAAAATAGAAAACATTTTATCTCCCGATAGAGTGGTGTCGCTTGATTATTCAACCAAAAGAGATGTGCTGATAAAAATGAGCGATGTATTAGGCACCGCCCCGCAGATAAAAAACCGCAGTGAGCTTACCGATGAAATTATTAAGCGGGAAGAGCTTATGTCTACCGCAATCGGCTGCGGTATTGCAATTCCGCATGTACGGTTAACTTCGGTTACCGATTTAGTGATGGCGGTAGGCATTTCTCAAAAAGATATTATTGATTTTGAACCAATAGATTCCGAGCCTGTGCGCCTTATTTTTATGATTGCAGCCGCAACAAATCAGCACGCATATTATTTGCAAACCCTTTCTTTTTTTAGTACTAAACTTAAAAATGCAGAGCTGCGCAATAAACTTTTGGCGGCGGAAAGCCCGGAAATTGCATACAAGGTCTTAACCAAAAAGGCTTTGTAA
- the miaB gene encoding tRNA (N6-isopentenyl adenosine(37)-C2)-methylthiotransferase MiaB — MTYFFETYGCQMNVAESASVEQLLLKRGWEKAEKADVCDLLIINTCSVRITAETRVFGRLGLFSALKKKRAFSIILMGCMAERLHDKIKKDFPRLDYVVGMFERNQFTAIFKEIESKLNKTDYHSEFSGEDFLEKPVSGYHFAESSYIEGAFQSFIPIMNGCNNFCTYCIVPYVRGREISRSLEAILAEVEELSEKGVREITLLGQNVNSYRGKDSEGKLITFPELLRRVARVCEKKDSIRWIRFMSSHPKDFSDELITVIAEEPRVCKLIHLPVQHGSNAVLKRMNRSYTREHYLSLVDKLRTKVPDSALSTDILIGFPGESEEDFELTLDLMRQVQFDSAFMYHYNPREGTRAYDFPDRIPDAVRIARLQQVIDLQMKTSAEKMRNRVNHILPVLVESRSRNNPDELFGHTEFGEMAVLTGADPENSIGHFVKVQIQSVQGKTFRTIPIKSED, encoded by the coding sequence ATGACATATTTTTTTGAAACCTACGGTTGCCAAATGAACGTTGCAGAGTCTGCTTCCGTCGAACAGCTTTTATTAAAAAGAGGCTGGGAAAAGGCGGAAAAAGCGGATGTATGTGACCTTTTAATCATAAATACCTGCTCCGTCCGCATTACTGCTGAAACACGTGTGTTCGGCAGACTCGGGCTTTTTTCCGCTCTAAAGAAAAAAAGAGCTTTTTCCATTATTTTAATGGGTTGTATGGCGGAGCGCTTGCACGATAAAATCAAAAAAGATTTTCCACGTTTGGATTATGTGGTCGGTATGTTTGAGCGCAATCAGTTTACCGCTATTTTTAAAGAGATTGAGTCTAAGCTTAACAAAACCGATTATCATTCAGAATTTTCCGGTGAAGATTTTTTAGAAAAGCCGGTCTCAGGGTATCATTTTGCCGAATCTTCATATATAGAAGGAGCTTTTCAAAGTTTTATACCGATTATGAACGGCTGCAATAATTTTTGCACATACTGCATTGTGCCTTATGTGCGCGGCAGAGAGATTTCTCGTAGTCTTGAAGCGATTCTTGCTGAAGTTGAGGAGCTTTCAGAAAAAGGAGTGCGGGAAATTACCTTATTAGGGCAAAATGTGAATTCTTACCGCGGCAAAGATTCCGAAGGAAAGCTTATCACTTTCCCCGAACTTTTGCGGCGAGTTGCTCGAGTTTGCGAAAAAAAAGACAGTATCCGTTGGATTCGCTTTATGTCAAGCCATCCGAAGGACTTTTCCGATGAGTTAATTACCGTTATTGCCGAAGAGCCGCGCGTTTGTAAGTTGATACATTTACCGGTGCAGCATGGGTCAAACGCTGTTTTAAAGCGCATGAACCGAAGTTACACACGGGAGCATTATCTTTCATTGGTGGATAAACTGCGCACGAAAGTTCCCGATTCCGCATTAAGCACCGATATTCTCATCGGTTTTCCCGGCGAAAGTGAAGAAGATTTTGAACTTACCTTGGATTTAATGCGGCAGGTACAATTTGACTCCGCCTTTATGTATCATTATAACCCGCGAGAAGGTACCCGCGCCTATGATTTTCCCGATCGCATACCCGATGCGGTGCGCATCGCCCGTCTGCAACAGGTAATTGATTTGCAAATGAAAACCAGCGCGGAAAAAATGCGGAATCGAGTCAATCACATTCTCCCTGTGTTAGTAGAATCCCGTTCGCGTAATAATCCGGATGAGCTTTTCGGACATACCGAATTCGGCGAGATGGCGGTGCTTACCGGTGCAGATCCTGAAAATTCTATTGGACATTTTGTCAAAGTTCAGATACAATCTGTACAGGGAAAAACATTTAGAACGATACCTATTAAAAGCGAGGACTGA
- a CDS encoding SPOR domain-containing protein, whose translation MKPIIFFLFAFFLNGTVFAQSGYSPAVKKLINSGLSLASAEKTIAYFSQEIPKLSAVQDRKSGFLFFANYLRLYGKNEEALLRYKEAAFLSEGKERIKHLLDAAQSAMASDKTEEAHEILQELSDICTAGSADHSKVLLYQALLDIQTAANAEEFSAALQKIQAYASKKSFAAYHSILLFTLWWINGDAAVKEKLVKQFPKSMEAAAVSGSVDISPSVFWYLMPRNPDMIKKFLSETTTYTDSQYTQARAIAEKFRETPATKQEEAAISIPKGYQLGFFKDKANAEKLLTELQKKGFTAKIQKETRASGTIYYQLFTPEDAKGSIGLKLKAAGYETFPIF comes from the coding sequence ATGAAACCGATCATTTTCTTTCTTTTTGCATTTTTTTTAAACGGTACAGTTTTTGCTCAATCGGGGTACTCGCCTGCGGTAAAAAAACTTATCAACTCGGGATTATCTTTAGCATCGGCGGAAAAAACAATTGCATATTTTTCTCAAGAAATTCCAAAACTTTCTGCAGTGCAAGACAGAAAATCAGGATTTCTTTTTTTTGCAAACTATTTACGTTTATACGGGAAAAATGAGGAAGCGCTTTTGCGATATAAAGAAGCCGCCTTTCTTTCCGAAGGGAAAGAAAGGATTAAGCATCTTCTTGACGCGGCTCAGTCCGCTATGGCATCGGATAAAACCGAAGAAGCGCATGAAATTTTACAGGAACTTTCCGATATTTGCACCGCAGGTTCCGCAGACCATAGCAAAGTTCTGCTGTATCAAGCGCTGTTGGACATTCAAACCGCAGCGAATGCAGAGGAATTTTCCGCCGCTTTGCAAAAGATACAAGCGTATGCATCAAAAAAAAGCTTTGCAGCATATCATAGTATTTTACTTTTTACGCTTTGGTGGATAAATGGGGATGCGGCGGTAAAAGAAAAGCTTGTCAAACAATTTCCGAAAAGTATGGAAGCGGCTGCTGTTTCAGGTTCTGTTGACATAAGTCCTTCCGTTTTTTGGTATTTGATGCCGCGAAATCCTGATATGATAAAAAAATTCCTAAGCGAGACCACAACATATACAGATTCGCAGTATACGCAGGCAAGAGCGATTGCCGAAAAATTCCGCGAAACTCCGGCTACAAAACAAGAAGAAGCCGCAATAAGCATTCCAAAAGGTTATCAGCTGGGCTTTTTTAAAGATAAGGCAAATGCGGAAAAGCTTCTTACGGAATTACAGAAAAAAGGATTTACCGCAAAAATACAAAAAGAGACAAGGGCAAGCGGCACCATCTATTATCAGCTATTTACCCCCGAAGATGCTAAAGGCTCAATCGGATTAAAACTAAAAGCGGCAGGATATGAAACCTTCCCTATTTTTTAA
- a CDS encoding 1,4-dihydroxy-2-naphthoate polyprenyltransferase: MAVKPERKTGESPSKEKAEIFRFDLLSSLRKKAIISGMRLAVFLELVEIKAKTASFFPFLLGVFFAFYHFGALDIPTALLLYLAMFLFNMLVDALDNYMDYHRAQKGHDYKTKTNIIGRENLSPTHILLLIVVLFILSAGIGLCLVAKTGLPLLYLGMFSFLVGITYSAGPLPISSTPLGEVFSGFTMGFCIPLITVYVCTKTTAIFSAAQLARILFACIPNICAIAALMLANNIGDLQEDIINLRYTLPYYIGKPKALGLLKLLYLGSFFAFVMGAVIKIYPLTMLASVLFLPLILKNAAAFRAHPNKQTGFIAAVKNLFIISLIQSLLFLIGLCVEKFIF; encoded by the coding sequence GTGGCGGTAAAACCGGAGCGTAAAACAGGTGAAAGCCCCAGCAAAGAGAAGGCGGAGATTTTCCGTTTTGATTTATTGAGTTCTCTGCGGAAAAAAGCTATAATCAGCGGTATGCGATTAGCGGTTTTTTTGGAATTGGTTGAGATTAAAGCAAAGACGGCAAGTTTTTTTCCCTTTTTGTTGGGAGTTTTTTTTGCTTTTTATCATTTTGGTGCGCTTGATATTCCGACGGCGCTTTTACTGTATCTTGCAATGTTTTTATTTAATATGCTGGTAGATGCGCTTGATAATTACATGGATTATCATCGGGCGCAAAAAGGACACGATTATAAAACAAAAACAAATATCATCGGCAGGGAAAATCTTTCGCCAACGCATATTCTTCTATTGATTGTTGTGCTTTTTATACTGTCGGCGGGAATTGGTTTATGCCTTGTGGCAAAAACGGGTCTGCCGCTGTTGTATTTAGGCATGTTTTCGTTTTTGGTGGGAATTACCTATTCTGCGGGGCCGCTCCCGATTTCTTCCACGCCGCTTGGCGAAGTGTTTTCGGGGTTTACAATGGGTTTTTGCATTCCGCTTATAACCGTTTATGTGTGCACAAAAACAACAGCAATCTTTTCCGCAGCGCAGCTTGCGCGCATTCTTTTTGCCTGCATTCCGAATATCTGTGCTATTGCCGCCCTCATGCTTGCAAATAATATCGGCGATTTGCAAGAAGATATCATCAATTTGCGGTACACCTTGCCGTATTATATCGGAAAACCGAAAGCGCTTGGTTTGCTGAAGCTTTTGTATCTCGGCTCTTTTTTTGCCTTTGTCATGGGAGCGGTGATAAAAATTTATCCGCTGACAATGTTGGCATCGGTTTTATTTTTACCGCTTATTTTAAAAAACGCAGCGGCCTTTCGCGCTCATCCGAATAAACAAACAGGCTTCATCGCCGCGGTAAAAAATCTTTTTATTATCTCATTGATTCAAAGTCTTTTGTTTTTAATCGGATTATGTGTAGAAAAATTCATTTTTTAA
- a CDS encoding NAD(P)H-dependent oxidoreductase — MIDKKTLLAVFQNRYACKKFDSSKKIPKDEADFILEAARLSPSSFGLEGWQFVAVYSDELLRKKIGEACFAQDNVFTSSLIVVSLCKAAKAYAPESAFVRQRAERFPDELAAFLADYRGYHGYLHSAGRLDEWSRAQTYICCANMMTAATACGIQSCAIEGFINDEVLTILNYSAEEWNVGIITVFGYAAGDNFEPRKKIREPKESIITWR; from the coding sequence TTGATAGATAAAAAAACTCTGCTTGCGGTTTTTCAAAATCGCTATGCATGCAAAAAATTTGATTCGAGTAAAAAAATACCAAAGGATGAGGCTGACTTTATTTTAGAGGCGGCGCGGCTTTCTCCTTCATCGTTTGGGCTTGAGGGCTGGCAGTTTGTTGCCGTTTATTCGGATGAGCTTTTGCGTAAAAAAATCGGCGAAGCCTGTTTTGCGCAGGACAATGTTTTTACCTCTTCGCTCATTGTTGTCAGCCTTTGTAAAGCCGCCAAAGCTTATGCCCCCGAAAGTGCCTTTGTTCGGCAGCGCGCGGAACGGTTTCCCGATGAGCTTGCCGCCTTCCTTGCCGATTACCGGGGATATCATGGATATCTGCACTCGGCGGGAAGGCTTGATGAGTGGTCACGGGCACAAACCTATATTTGCTGTGCGAATATGATGACCGCTGCGACCGCATGCGGCATACAATCCTGTGCGATTGAAGGTTTTATCAATGATGAAGTGCTTACAATTCTGAATTATTCCGCAGAGGAGTGGAATGTCGGCATTATAACCGTATTCGGCTATGCGGCCGGCGATAATTTTGAACCGCGCAAAAAAATACGAGAGCCAAAAGAAAGCATCATCACGTGGCGGTAA
- a CDS encoding aminopeptidase encodes MDKTNIEKYVELILKVGLNIQKGDNLLVLVSEHTLGMVREVTRQAYKLGARDVIYDFSDDEMTLARYNFASDEAFKQLPQFKVEFLREAYKANYHRLALIAPNPELLKTVDPRKVSQWQLVYATAMKPVMKYTMENHVKWTVAAHPSPAWALSVFPELGEEAAIEKLWQKIFEATRVTCDDPIKAWQEHNEQLKRHQKFLTEMNFEKLLYRAPGTELEVYLTEGHRWMGGSAQTLSGVEFTPNIPTEEVFSMPHAYKVNGTLKSTKPLAVRGQIVDGFHFTFKDGKVIDFDAAQGKDVLRDLLNTDEGARRLGEVALVGDNSPISNTKILFKNTLFDENASCHFAIGNAYSENIADGANLSDERKKEVGMNNSVIHVDFMVGGPELSVIGVKKDGTEIPILQKGNWVI; translated from the coding sequence ATGGATAAAACAAATATTGAAAAATATGTTGAGCTTATTTTAAAGGTAGGGCTCAATATTCAAAAAGGTGATAATCTTTTGGTGTTGGTTTCGGAGCATACGCTTGGGATGGTTCGCGAGGTTACGCGGCAGGCGTATAAATTGGGGGCACGGGATGTTATCTATGATTTTTCGGATGATGAGATGACGCTTGCCCGTTATAATTTTGCTTCGGATGAGGCGTTTAAGCAGTTGCCGCAATTTAAGGTTGAGTTTTTGCGCGAAGCGTATAAGGCGAATTATCATCGGCTTGCGTTGATTGCCCCAAATCCCGAGTTGCTTAAAACAGTTGATCCTCGGAAGGTTTCGCAGTGGCAGCTGGTGTATGCAACCGCTATGAAGCCGGTTATGAAGTACACAATGGAAAATCATGTAAAATGGACTGTTGCGGCGCATCCTTCGCCAGCATGGGCGCTTTCGGTTTTTCCTGAGCTTGGCGAGGAAGCGGCGATTGAAAAGCTTTGGCAAAAGATATTTGAGGCAACTCGGGTAACTTGTGATGATCCGATAAAGGCTTGGCAAGAGCATAACGAGCAATTAAAGCGGCATCAAAAATTTTTAACCGAGATGAATTTTGAAAAACTTTTGTATCGGGCGCCCGGGACTGAGCTTGAGGTATATTTGACCGAGGGGCATCGCTGGATGGGCGGCTCGGCTCAGACGCTTTCCGGAGTTGAGTTTACGCCGAATATTCCTACCGAAGAAGTGTTTTCTATGCCGCATGCGTATAAGGTAAACGGAACACTGAAGTCAACAAAGCCGCTTGCCGTGCGCGGGCAAATTGTTGACGGGTTTCATTTTACGTTTAAGGACGGAAAAGTTATTGATTTTGATGCGGCGCAGGGAAAGGATGTTTTGCGGGATCTACTGAATACCGACGAAGGGGCGCGCCGGCTGGGCGAGGTTGCCTTAGTTGGCGATAACTCTCCGATAAGCAATACCAAGATTCTTTTTAAGAATACGCTTTTTGATGAGAATGCTTCCTGCCATTTTGCAATCGGAAATGCGTATAGTGAAAATATTGCAGACGGGGCAAATCTTTCCGATGAGCGGAAAAAAGAGGTTGGAATGAATAATTCGGTTATTCACGTGGACTTTATGGTAGGCGGACCGGAGCTTTCGGTAATCGGGGTGAAAAAAGACGGCACGGAAATCCCGATATTGCAAAAGGGAAATTGGGTGATTTAA
- a CDS encoding methyl-accepting chemotaxis protein → MNNHQVFEGKKSIRFSLRNKLIIIFGLMIVISLSVTIYVSVYTARKAVIKKITDHFIDKAEDTVKIIDNGISTYLNFLEELAAIPILGMSEYSYDEKMEVLNSKAIFQSNIKQVNLYDSTGIRYTTDGRKVDIRDRPWFLSAMQGKPFASEPLLSRSYNKYLVVFSTPIYDRNRKIVGVLNTTVLAEWLGELIDDVKLSDTGGCYIIGNTGTNLADNRDPMLVENQENSIELAKTDSTRASIAVFEKHALEQTEPGYGYYNWHNTDKIAAFAKLETTGWTVIVHDHLDKAMTDVYSLRKTLIFIGFALVSVFLIIVYLFSVQIIKSLRQTVAALENIAERNGDLTVRLPIKNNDEITELAENFNKTIEKIGASIQSIGMNTNAMQDTGKRLATNMTETASAINQMSTNIGDIKEQALTQAASVTETASTIEEIIRTIKQLNGSIENQATNVAESSSSIEQMVANILSITKFISTANETIAELNGATADGKEIVGTAATITQKITEESGSLLDASNVIQHIASQTNLLAMNAAIEAAHAGDSGKGFAVVADEIRKLAEESSSQGRAITTTLKTLSTEIETLANAARTTEGKFNIIFELSARVQDISNNLISKMQEQEAGSNEILKAIQDINLITVEVKNGSTEMLTGGETVAREMQKLDSLTRSITANINEMASGAVQIDKAVQEVNDITQKNTQNIENLVNELKKFKV, encoded by the coding sequence ATGAATAATCACCAGGTCTTTGAAGGGAAAAAATCTATACGTTTTTCTCTTCGCAATAAACTCATCATCATCTTCGGATTGATGATTGTCATTTCATTGAGTGTGACAATTTACGTGTCCGTATATACCGCACGAAAAGCGGTTATTAAAAAAATTACCGATCATTTTATTGATAAAGCAGAAGATACCGTAAAAATAATTGACAATGGAATATCCACGTACTTAAACTTTTTGGAAGAGCTTGCCGCTATTCCGATTCTTGGTATGTCCGAATATTCTTATGATGAAAAAATGGAAGTCTTAAACAGTAAGGCTATTTTTCAAAGCAATATAAAGCAAGTGAACCTTTATGATTCCACCGGCATTCGCTATACTACTGACGGCAGAAAGGTTGATATTAGAGATCGACCATGGTTTTTATCCGCAATGCAGGGAAAACCGTTTGCGTCCGAACCGCTGCTTTCCCGCTCATATAATAAATATCTGGTGGTGTTCTCAACCCCTATTTATGATCGCAATCGCAAGATTGTCGGTGTTTTGAATACAACAGTTCTTGCAGAGTGGCTTGGAGAATTAATAGATGATGTAAAACTCAGCGACACTGGCGGTTGTTATATTATCGGAAACACCGGTACAAATCTTGCGGATAATAGAGACCCGATGTTAGTTGAAAATCAGGAAAATTCAATCGAGCTTGCAAAAACGGATTCTACACGCGCAAGCATTGCCGTTTTTGAAAAGCATGCACTTGAACAAACCGAGCCGGGGTATGGCTATTACAACTGGCACAACACCGACAAAATTGCAGCCTTTGCAAAACTGGAAACAACCGGTTGGACAGTAATTGTACATGATCATTTAGACAAGGCTATGACTGATGTTTACAGTCTGAGAAAGACATTAATTTTTATCGGTTTTGCTCTTGTATCTGTGTTTTTGATTATTGTATATCTTTTCTCTGTTCAGATAATAAAATCTCTTAGACAAACAGTTGCGGCATTGGAAAATATTGCCGAGCGGAATGGCGATTTAACCGTACGCTTGCCGATTAAAAATAACGATGAGATAACAGAACTTGCCGAAAACTTTAATAAGACAATAGAAAAAATCGGTGCGTCGATACAAAGCATCGGTATGAATACAAACGCAATGCAGGATACCGGTAAAAGGCTTGCAACCAATATGACTGAAACCGCGTCGGCAATAAATCAAATGAGTACAAATATTGGCGACATAAAAGAGCAGGCTTTAACACAGGCGGCAAGCGTAACTGAAACCGCTTCAACTATTGAAGAAATTATTCGAACAATCAAACAGCTTAACGGAAGTATTGAAAATCAGGCAACAAATGTTGCGGAATCTTCATCATCAATTGAACAGATGGTTGCGAATATTCTTTCAATAACAAAATTTATATCAACGGCTAATGAAACAATTGCCGAGTTAAACGGGGCGACTGCGGACGGAAAAGAAATAGTCGGGACGGCAGCAACTATTACACAAAAAATTACCGAAGAATCCGGCAGCCTTTTAGATGCAAGTAATGTTATCCAACATATTGCAAGCCAAACGAATTTACTTGCGATGAACGCCGCTATTGAAGCGGCCCATGCAGGAGATTCCGGAAAAGGATTTGCCGTTGTTGCAGATGAGATTAGAAAACTTGCAGAAGAATCGAGCAGCCAGGGAAGAGCAATTACCACAACATTAAAAACATTGAGCACGGAAATTGAAACGCTTGCAAATGCTGCGCGGACTACCGAAGGCAAGTTCAATATCATATTTGAATTATCCGCACGGGTACAGGATATTAGCAATAATCTTATTTCAAAAATGCAGGAACAGGAAGCAGGCAGCAATGAAATTCTAAAAGCAATACAGGATATCAATTTAATTACTGTTGAAGTAAAAAACGGATCAACGGAAATGCTTACCGGTGGTGAAACAGTTGCTCGAGAAATGCAAAAACTGGATAGCTTAACTCGATCCATCACTGCAAATATAAATGAAATGGCATCAGGAGCTGTACAAATCGATAAAGCCGTACAGGAAGTTAATGATATTACACAAAAAAATACGCAGAATATTGAAAACCTTGTAAATGAATTAAAAAAATTTAAAGTATAA
- a CDS encoding tetratricopeptide repeat protein, protein MQNNETKPNTEEIFSQCLERAEQGDAESQYKLGLMYYNGEGTEVDKEKALYWYTKAAEQGVVKAQTRLGCMYADEEAPPVDKKQKLEQYTKDAEQGHMHHQWLLGYVYDIGKLVAHLPWTSDESKAPTITVDKENALYWYTKAAEQDHVVAQYRLAQMYEHGDGIAIDKEKAFYWYTTLAERSWDSTGWEKLGAVYYALAGMYMRGEYPAVDTEKAFYWCTKAAEESHAEAQYLLATMYRDGIGTSVNKQEMCYWYTRAAVQDNAEAQFQLGQLYYRGEGCNADKEKSVYWWKKAAEQNHAEARAALARNE, encoded by the coding sequence ATGCAAAACAATGAAACAAAACCTAATACGGAAGAAATATTTTCTCAATGCTTAGAAAGAGCAGAACAGGGAGATGCCGAATCTCAATATAAACTGGGGCTCATGTATTACAATGGCGAAGGCACGGAAGTTGACAAAGAAAAAGCCCTGTACTGGTACACAAAGGCTGCTGAACAGGGCGTGGTGAAAGCCCAAACTCGGCTCGGCTGTATGTATGCTGATGAAGAAGCCCCTCCTGTTGATAAAAAACAGAAGCTGGAGCAGTATACAAAGGATGCTGAACAAGGGCACATGCATCACCAATGGCTGCTTGGGTATGTATATGATATCGGGAAGCTCGTTGCCCATTTGCCATGGACAAGTGATGAGAGCAAGGCTCCCACTATTACCGTTGATAAAGAAAATGCCCTTTATTGGTATACGAAAGCTGCAGAACAAGATCATGTTGTAGCGCAGTATAGGCTTGCACAGATGTACGAGCACGGCGATGGAATTGCTATCGATAAGGAAAAAGCATTTTATTGGTATACAACGTTGGCTGAACGAAGTTGGGACAGCACTGGATGGGAAAAACTAGGAGCGGTTTACTATGCACTTGCCGGAATGTATATGCGCGGTGAGTACCCCGCTGTTGATACGGAAAAAGCGTTTTACTGGTGCACAAAGGCTGCAGAGGAAAGCCATGCAGAAGCGCAATACCTGCTTGCAACTATGTATCGCGATGGTATTGGAACAAGCGTTAACAAGCAGGAGATGTGTTATTGGTACACAAGAGCCGCTGTTCAAGATAATGCCGAAGCGCAATTTCAACTTGGGCAGCTCTATTATCGAGGAGAGGGCTGCAATGCCGATAAAGAAAAGTCTGTGTATTGGTGGAAGAAGGCCGCCGAACAAAATCATGCCGAAGCACGAGCCGCTCTTGCGAGGAATGAATAA